A window of the Corallococcus exiguus genome harbors these coding sequences:
- a CDS encoding M28 family metallopeptidase, with translation MKRVSSAATLALFVSSGVFAAEAPASRSQVAEDRWWKHVEVLASDAMEGRDTGSKGYATAAGYVSKELASLGVKPMLKTGFLQPMALQSRRLIESKSSVALVKDGKTLPLVQGEDVVLSSRQGDNGTVDAPLVFVGYGLSIPELGHDDYAGLDLKGKVVVMLQGGPGNIPGPVKSHFSSWAERLKVLKAAGAVGVVYLQNPKLLELPWERVVGSNKNPTVVFADPSLNDSRGLKVTVVANVTQSQKWLEGAPHTYEELVALANADKPLPKFDLPLRLKAKLAFDVKPLKSMNVVGVMPGTDPVLAKEYVVLSAHLDHVGVGEPVKGDRIYNGAMDNASGVAAVLEVARQLHDQQEKPKRSVVFALVTGEEKGLLGSKYFASRPPVPITSIVADFNLDMFMPHWPFTSVVAHGKDESSLAVPLAEVAAKLDVQVLADPEPDRNLFVRSDQYSFIREGVPALFFKFGYTPDSEEQKVFKQWLTERYHAPSDDLSQQPVDHEGAARFITFLTALTNAVADAPGRPYWNDDSFFRRFAKPAPEADPAP, from the coding sequence ATGAAACGGGTCTCGTCCGCCGCCACGCTCGCGCTGTTCGTCTCCTCCGGGGTCTTCGCCGCGGAGGCTCCCGCATCCAGGTCCCAGGTGGCCGAGGACCGCTGGTGGAAGCACGTGGAGGTGCTCGCCAGTGACGCGATGGAGGGGCGCGACACGGGCAGCAAGGGCTACGCGACGGCCGCGGGCTACGTGTCCAAGGAGCTGGCCTCGCTCGGCGTGAAGCCGATGCTGAAGACGGGCTTCCTGCAGCCCATGGCGCTGCAGTCGCGCCGCCTCATCGAGTCGAAGTCCAGCGTCGCGCTGGTGAAGGACGGCAAGACGCTGCCGCTGGTGCAGGGCGAGGACGTCGTGCTGTCTTCGCGGCAGGGCGACAACGGCACGGTGGACGCGCCGCTGGTGTTCGTGGGCTACGGCCTGTCCATCCCCGAGCTGGGCCACGACGACTACGCGGGCCTGGACCTGAAGGGCAAGGTGGTGGTGATGCTCCAGGGCGGGCCGGGGAACATCCCGGGCCCGGTGAAGTCGCACTTCTCCTCGTGGGCGGAGCGGCTGAAGGTGCTCAAGGCGGCGGGGGCCGTGGGGGTCGTGTACCTCCAGAACCCGAAGCTGCTGGAGCTGCCGTGGGAGCGCGTCGTGGGCTCCAACAAGAACCCCACGGTGGTGTTCGCGGATCCGTCGCTCAATGATTCGCGCGGGCTGAAGGTCACGGTGGTGGCGAACGTCACGCAGTCGCAGAAGTGGCTGGAGGGCGCGCCGCACACCTACGAGGAGCTGGTGGCGCTGGCCAACGCGGACAAGCCGCTGCCGAAGTTCGACCTGCCCCTGCGCCTGAAGGCGAAGCTGGCCTTCGACGTGAAGCCGCTCAAGTCCATGAACGTGGTGGGCGTGATGCCGGGCACGGATCCGGTGCTCGCGAAGGAGTACGTGGTGCTCAGCGCGCACCTGGACCACGTGGGCGTCGGCGAGCCGGTGAAGGGGGACCGCATCTACAACGGCGCCATGGACAACGCGTCCGGCGTGGCGGCGGTGCTGGAGGTCGCGCGGCAGCTGCATGATCAGCAGGAGAAGCCGAAGCGCTCGGTGGTGTTCGCGCTGGTGACGGGGGAGGAGAAGGGGCTGCTGGGGTCGAAGTACTTCGCGTCCCGGCCGCCGGTGCCCATCACCTCCATCGTGGCGGACTTCAACCTGGACATGTTCATGCCCCACTGGCCGTTCACCTCCGTGGTGGCGCACGGCAAGGACGAGTCCTCGCTCGCGGTGCCGCTGGCGGAGGTGGCGGCGAAGCTGGACGTGCAGGTGCTCGCGGATCCGGAGCCGGACCGCAACCTGTTCGTGCGCAGCGATCAGTACTCGTTCATCCGCGAGGGTGTGCCCGCGCTGTTCTTCAAGTTCGGCTACACGCCGGATTCGGAGGAGCAGAAGGTGTTCAAGCAGTGGCTGACCGAGCGCTACCACGCGCCGTCGGATGACCTGTCACAGCAGCCCGTGGACCACGAGGGCGCCGCGCGCTTCATCACCTTCCTGACCGCGCTGACGAACGCGGTGGCGGATGCCCCCGGCCGGCCGTACTGGAACGACGACAGCTTCTTCCGCCGCTTCGCGAAGCCGGCGCCGGAGGCGGATCCGGCCCCGTGA
- a CDS encoding ATP-binding protein, which translates to MGEAFRRLTVVAPPADDGASVPAPPPARHLPPTGSVALVFTDIQGSTRLWERCGQAMRDALELHDGVLRALLLGTDGYEVKSQGDAFMVAFASPVEAAHWCLRAQEALLHTSWPEALLEEPDAAEEHAPEGLSHRGLRVRMGVHVGEPDCRLDPSTHRLDYLGPPVNIAARVADAGHGGQVLLSGAAWTRIQPELAALGMPIARALGSFRLRGVSDSVALVELLPASLAHRRFGPLRAPRERPGNVPTLRQDLVGRAEELDTLRQWVSEGARLISILGPGGMGKTRLATHFGALESDAGAWEGGVWRCDLEEALTEGDLCHAVGRALGVPLTADGDGSTPAERLGRALAGCGDVLVILDNVEQVVRHVPATLGRWWVLAPRARFLVTTREALRLPGERVLDLAPLALPDPYETRWDVILRSDAVRLFVQRARETRGDFILTDADAPRVSDIVRQLDGIALAIELAAARVSVLGVEQLRERLSKRFDLLRVGRRDAPARQATLRGAIDWSWNLLEPAERAALAQCSVFRGGFTLEAAETVLVLPEGSPDVLEVVHSLRSQSLLCAREVGAPGGFLRLGLYESIREYAALRLHEMGDETACEARHADTYLQVAGRLRERVQKTGGATALRRLALERENLLAACANAMAVRPATAESLGRAMETLVALEPDARTRGPVGLLVERLERVLEPSAHVAVAPLKRAEALAVLGRAYMDAGQAEYARQALEEARGVFHTLGETASEKRVLVDLSIVARHAGDGAAAWTLMRDAQALPSGNDRWLEAYAVGNLGLVEQVRHGPEAAIPHLRESLALFREVGDVTFEVGFLTNCAVAIGEAGDAGEAVMLLGEALGRALSVEDRAGQALASINLGCYLMDAGGIAEACEHLESAVRLSRLLGLRLLEGTALGELGRASLTRGDWTQARAALTEAVTILGRASRWQALRFIAHRAALEAACGELRAAREGFAGLEGAPELREDPALFQLVDLLRAALDLAEADAAPARSPEGNTARVAARRRIEAARNAPRETASSDIRCALRFLEARPGVTDTRLDA; encoded by the coding sequence ATGGGAGAGGCCTTCCGAAGACTCACGGTCGTCGCGCCCCCGGCCGACGATGGCGCCTCCGTCCCTGCTCCGCCGCCCGCCCGGCACCTGCCGCCCACCGGTTCGGTGGCGCTCGTCTTCACCGACATCCAGGGGTCCACGCGGCTGTGGGAGCGCTGTGGCCAGGCCATGCGCGACGCGCTGGAGCTGCATGACGGCGTGCTGCGCGCGCTGCTGCTGGGCACCGACGGCTACGAGGTGAAGTCGCAGGGCGATGCCTTCATGGTCGCGTTCGCATCCCCGGTGGAGGCGGCGCACTGGTGCCTGCGCGCGCAGGAGGCGCTGCTGCACACGAGCTGGCCGGAGGCCCTGCTGGAAGAGCCGGACGCGGCGGAGGAGCACGCGCCGGAAGGGCTGAGCCACCGGGGCCTGCGCGTGCGCATGGGCGTGCACGTGGGCGAGCCCGACTGTCGCCTGGATCCGTCCACGCACCGGCTGGACTACCTGGGGCCTCCGGTGAACATCGCGGCGCGCGTCGCGGACGCGGGACACGGCGGCCAGGTGCTGCTGAGCGGCGCGGCGTGGACCCGCATCCAACCGGAGCTGGCGGCGCTGGGGATGCCCATCGCGCGCGCACTGGGGTCCTTCCGCCTGCGTGGCGTGAGCGACAGCGTGGCGCTGGTGGAGCTTCTGCCCGCGTCGCTCGCGCACCGCCGCTTCGGGCCCCTGCGCGCGCCGCGCGAGCGGCCCGGCAACGTGCCCACGCTGCGGCAGGATCTGGTGGGGCGCGCGGAGGAGCTGGACACGCTCCGGCAGTGGGTGTCGGAGGGCGCGCGGCTGATCAGCATCCTGGGCCCGGGGGGCATGGGCAAGACACGGCTGGCCACGCACTTCGGCGCGCTGGAGTCGGACGCGGGCGCATGGGAGGGCGGCGTCTGGCGATGCGACCTGGAGGAGGCCCTGACGGAGGGCGACCTCTGTCACGCGGTGGGCCGGGCCCTGGGCGTGCCGCTCACCGCGGACGGAGACGGCAGCACGCCCGCGGAGCGGCTGGGGCGCGCGCTCGCGGGATGTGGCGACGTGCTGGTCATCCTGGACAACGTGGAGCAGGTGGTGCGGCACGTGCCCGCGACGCTGGGGCGCTGGTGGGTGCTGGCGCCGCGCGCCCGTTTCCTCGTCACGACCCGAGAAGCCCTGCGGCTGCCAGGGGAGCGCGTGCTGGATCTGGCCCCGCTGGCCCTGCCGGATCCGTACGAGACGCGCTGGGACGTGATCCTGCGCTCGGACGCGGTGCGCCTGTTCGTGCAGCGGGCCCGTGAGACGCGCGGCGACTTCATCCTGACCGACGCGGACGCCCCGCGCGTCTCGGACATCGTGCGGCAGCTTGACGGCATCGCGCTGGCCATCGAGCTGGCCGCTGCGCGCGTGAGCGTGCTGGGCGTGGAGCAGTTGCGCGAGCGGCTGTCGAAGCGCTTTGACCTGCTGCGAGTGGGACGGCGGGACGCGCCCGCGCGACAAGCGACGCTGCGAGGTGCCATCGACTGGTCGTGGAACCTGCTGGAGCCGGCCGAGCGCGCCGCGCTGGCGCAGTGCTCGGTGTTCCGGGGCGGCTTCACGCTGGAGGCCGCCGAAACCGTGCTGGTGCTGCCAGAGGGCTCGCCGGACGTGCTGGAGGTGGTGCACTCGCTGCGCTCCCAATCGCTCCTGTGCGCGCGCGAGGTGGGGGCTCCCGGCGGCTTCCTGCGCCTGGGGTTGTACGAGAGCATCCGCGAGTACGCGGCGCTGCGGCTGCACGAGATGGGCGACGAGACGGCGTGCGAGGCCCGGCACGCGGACACGTACCTCCAGGTCGCGGGGCGGCTACGGGAGCGCGTGCAGAAGACGGGCGGCGCGACGGCGCTGCGGCGGCTGGCCCTGGAGCGCGAGAACCTGCTGGCCGCGTGCGCCAACGCGATGGCCGTCCGTCCCGCGACCGCGGAGTCCCTGGGCCGAGCGATGGAGACGCTGGTGGCGCTGGAGCCGGATGCGCGCACGCGTGGACCGGTGGGCCTGCTCGTGGAGCGGCTGGAGCGTGTGCTGGAGCCGTCGGCCCACGTCGCCGTGGCGCCGCTGAAGCGCGCGGAGGCGCTCGCGGTGCTGGGCCGCGCGTACATGGACGCGGGACAGGCGGAGTACGCGCGCCAGGCCCTGGAAGAGGCGCGCGGCGTCTTCCACACGCTGGGCGAGACGGCGTCGGAGAAGCGCGTGCTCGTGGACCTGTCCATCGTCGCCCGTCACGCCGGAGACGGAGCCGCCGCGTGGACGCTGATGCGCGACGCGCAGGCGCTTCCCTCCGGAAACGACCGCTGGCTGGAGGCCTACGCGGTGGGCAACCTGGGCCTCGTCGAACAGGTGCGCCACGGGCCGGAGGCGGCCATCCCCCACCTGCGCGAGTCGCTGGCGCTGTTCCGCGAGGTGGGCGACGTCACGTTCGAGGTGGGCTTCCTCACCAACTGCGCGGTCGCCATCGGCGAGGCGGGCGACGCAGGTGAAGCCGTGATGCTCCTGGGCGAGGCACTGGGCCGCGCGCTGAGCGTGGAGGACCGCGCGGGTCAGGCACTCGCGAGCATCAACCTGGGCTGCTACCTGATGGACGCGGGCGGCATCGCGGAGGCCTGCGAACACCTGGAGTCCGCGGTGCGCCTGTCGCGGCTCCTGGGGCTGCGGCTGCTGGAAGGCACTGCGCTGGGCGAACTGGGCCGCGCCTCGCTGACCCGGGGGGACTGGACGCAGGCGCGCGCGGCGTTGACGGAGGCGGTCACCATCCTGGGCCGTGCGTCCCGCTGGCAGGCCCTGCGGTTCATCGCGCACCGGGCCGCGCTGGAGGCCGCGTGCGGAGAACTGCGCGCCGCGCGAGAGGGCTTCGCCGGACTGGAAGGAGCCCCCGAGCTGCGCGAGGACCCTGCCCTCTTCCAACTCGTGGATCTGCTCCGCGCGGCGCTCGACCTGGCCGAAGCCGACGCCGCGCCCGCGCGAAGCCCCGAAGGCAACACTGCCAGGGTCGCCGCCCGACGTCGCATCGAAGCGGCCCGGAACGCCCCGCGTGAAACCGCGTCGTCCGACATCCGCTGCGCGCTCCGCTTCCTGGAAGCCCGCCCCGGCGTCACCGACACGCGCCTGGATGCGTGA
- a CDS encoding TIGR02452 family protein has product MSLNRVADETLHILDQGTYVPLSGREVSIRDAVSRAVEGTVLVRPGDFEHLTRPAPVPGFTIEVTPEKTGDAARRLVEQEGERRVLALNFASAVNPGGGFLTGAKAQEEDLARCSALYPCLLKWPEYYDVNRKLRSPLYTDHFIYSPDVPFFRNEHYDLLDRPFSVSVLTAPAPNARELPAKDPEVAQKLREVLAARALKVLQVAAHHGHRTIILGAWGCGAFRNNPHDAAEAFARGLSTMAGAFSRVVFAVYERGGKGPNLSTFRERFG; this is encoded by the coding sequence ATGTCGCTGAACCGCGTCGCGGACGAGACCCTTCACATCCTGGATCAAGGCACCTACGTGCCGCTGTCCGGGCGGGAGGTGTCCATTCGCGACGCGGTGTCGCGCGCGGTCGAGGGCACCGTGCTGGTGCGCCCCGGTGACTTCGAACACCTCACGCGGCCCGCGCCGGTGCCGGGCTTCACCATCGAGGTGACGCCAGAGAAGACGGGCGACGCCGCGCGCCGGCTGGTGGAGCAGGAGGGTGAGCGGCGGGTGCTGGCGCTCAACTTCGCGTCGGCGGTGAACCCGGGCGGCGGCTTCCTCACGGGCGCGAAGGCGCAGGAGGAGGACCTGGCGCGGTGCTCGGCGCTGTACCCGTGCCTGTTGAAGTGGCCGGAGTACTATGACGTGAACCGCAAGCTGCGCTCGCCGCTGTACACGGATCACTTCATCTATTCGCCGGACGTGCCGTTCTTCCGCAACGAGCACTACGACCTGCTGGATCGGCCGTTCTCCGTGTCGGTGCTGACGGCGCCCGCGCCCAACGCGCGGGAGTTGCCGGCGAAGGATCCGGAGGTCGCGCAGAAGCTGCGCGAAGTGCTGGCCGCGAGGGCGCTCAAGGTGTTGCAGGTGGCGGCGCACCATGGGCACCGCACGATCATCCTGGGCGCATGGGGTTGCGGCGCGTTCCGCAACAACCCGCACGACGCGGCGGAGGCCTTCGCGCGAGGGCTGTCCACGATGGCGGGCGCGTTCAGCCGCGTGGTGTTCGCGGTGTACGAGCGCGGTGGGAAGGGGCCAAACCTGAGCACCTTCCGCGAGCGCTTCGGCTGA
- a CDS encoding carboxypeptidase-like regulatory domain-containing protein: protein MRWSQMGLVVGMLACAGTSNQRPVSVSEVARTEAAPASALLTVLAKDAEGRPLPHIEFRIREAMADHPEVIWGMTDAQGKTGLTVPPGWYVFTAEALGYQTFVDPDVRFGREHPATVTMTLRSSKSVPGRVVDGADQPIRAVSLSWIPADTTAPRLDLVGNPDGTFQFEGMGPGPGVLLARRKGYSDERWAYDARPSELKLILREQGTLRVTAFDPKGRPVGSPRVEVKALDPVAKEGAWIDEHVKDARMYRGLEAGRYRVTFTHPLDGNAEWSTSSEVEVVAGQTRELALRFEGVVERAPLRGRVIDASGRPVADVWLSASSGDPKKDAFASEDSTRTDAQGRFTLEHLPRGPVRVEVSSGIVKVEFGPEAKDVLLERRPRPFVEGRVLGPDGKALTRFKVNSDTYEDPEGRYRYTLEGPGPAGLVFEAEGLASTRMRVDPREERTALPDVSLEAGRTVRVRLVRENGQPAVSKGRMDLHPLPGRESTFSWFQTFRIVDADGRDVLENVPREPFILDAETEEDGTASQPLGADVEEVTMRLSPEATLAGTMVDEVGRPLQGLSLMTGCEVYPDRVPVTDAEGRFSLSVVPERECVLSVYQYKDPGGWPMPPLRVFWPLRFNSGRPGETVRVELRPRTGPAAVQVSFPDAGEWDRVILVPGDVPMPSTAEAMNALIASAAEPDSAPAEQRPERQVENWFYRAWGEPRFSQLPLGRYTVFVLGSRNGVFVLRYPVNLTEPGVHRFETKRAVVGGVHFVH from the coding sequence ATGCGATGGAGCCAGATGGGGCTCGTGGTGGGGATGCTCGCGTGCGCGGGCACGTCGAATCAGAGGCCGGTGTCCGTGTCCGAGGTGGCGCGCACCGAGGCCGCGCCCGCGTCCGCGCTGCTCACGGTGCTGGCGAAGGATGCGGAGGGCAGGCCGCTGCCCCACATCGAGTTCCGGATCCGGGAGGCCATGGCGGATCATCCCGAGGTGATCTGGGGCATGACGGATGCCCAGGGGAAGACCGGACTGACGGTGCCTCCCGGCTGGTACGTCTTCACCGCCGAGGCCTTGGGCTACCAGACCTTCGTGGATCCGGACGTGCGGTTCGGGCGCGAACACCCGGCGACCGTGACGATGACGCTCCGTTCCTCCAAGTCGGTCCCCGGGCGCGTGGTGGACGGCGCGGATCAGCCCATTCGAGCCGTGTCGCTCTCATGGATTCCCGCGGACACGACGGCGCCCCGGTTGGACCTCGTGGGGAACCCGGACGGAACCTTCCAGTTCGAAGGCATGGGGCCCGGTCCAGGCGTGCTGCTGGCGCGGCGCAAGGGCTACAGCGACGAGCGGTGGGCATATGACGCGCGACCTTCGGAGCTGAAACTCATCCTGCGCGAGCAGGGCACGCTGCGGGTGACGGCCTTCGATCCGAAGGGCCGTCCGGTGGGCTCGCCAAGGGTGGAGGTCAAGGCGCTCGATCCCGTGGCGAAGGAGGGCGCCTGGATCGATGAGCACGTGAAGGACGCCCGGATGTACCGGGGCCTGGAGGCAGGGCGCTACCGGGTGACGTTCACGCATCCGCTGGATGGAAACGCGGAGTGGAGCACGTCCTCGGAGGTGGAGGTCGTGGCGGGGCAGACTCGCGAGCTGGCGCTCCGCTTCGAGGGTGTGGTGGAACGCGCACCGCTTCGGGGCCGCGTCATCGACGCCAGCGGACGGCCCGTGGCGGACGTGTGGCTGAGCGCCTCATCGGGTGATCCGAAGAAGGACGCCTTCGCGAGCGAGGACTCCACCCGGACCGACGCGCAGGGGCGCTTCACGTTGGAACACCTGCCGCGGGGACCTGTTCGCGTGGAGGTCTCCAGCGGGATCGTGAAGGTCGAGTTCGGTCCGGAGGCCAAGGACGTGTTGCTGGAGCGGCGTCCCAGGCCCTTCGTGGAGGGACGCGTGCTGGGACCGGATGGAAAGGCCCTGACCCGTTTCAAGGTGAACTCGGATACCTACGAGGATCCGGAGGGGCGCTATCGGTACACCCTGGAAGGCCCTGGGCCCGCGGGCCTGGTTTTCGAGGCGGAGGGACTCGCGAGCACGCGCATGCGGGTAGATCCCCGGGAGGAACGGACCGCCCTGCCAGACGTGAGTTTGGAAGCAGGCCGCACCGTGCGCGTCCGGCTCGTGCGGGAGAATGGGCAGCCGGCCGTGTCGAAGGGAAGAATGGACCTGCATCCGTTGCCCGGGCGCGAGTCGACGTTCTCCTGGTTCCAGACGTTCCGGATCGTGGATGCCGATGGCCGCGACGTGCTGGAGAACGTGCCGCGCGAGCCGTTCATCCTCGATGCGGAGACGGAAGAAGATGGAACGGCCTCACAGCCGTTGGGCGCGGACGTGGAGGAGGTGACGATGCGGCTCAGTCCGGAGGCCACGCTGGCTGGCACGATGGTGGATGAAGTGGGGCGCCCCTTGCAGGGCCTCAGCCTGATGACGGGGTGCGAGGTCTATCCCGACCGGGTGCCCGTCACCGACGCGGAGGGACGGTTCAGCTTGTCGGTCGTCCCGGAGCGCGAGTGTGTCTTGAGTGTCTATCAATACAAAGACCCAGGCGGTTGGCCCATGCCCCCGCTGCGCGTCTTCTGGCCCTTGCGATTCAACAGTGGCCGTCCAGGAGAGACGGTCCGGGTGGAGCTGCGGCCGCGCACGGGGCCCGCTGCCGTGCAGGTCTCGTTTCCGGATGCGGGCGAGTGGGATCGGGTCATCCTCGTGCCAGGGGATGTTCCGATGCCGTCGACGGCGGAGGCCATGAACGCGCTGATTGCCTCCGCTGCCGAACCGGATTCGGCCCCCGCCGAGCAGCGCCCGGAACGCCAGGTCGAGAACTGGTTCTATCGCGCCTGGGGTGAGCCCCGGTTCAGCCAGCTGCCTCTGGGGCGCTACACGGTGTTCGTGCTCGGAAGCCGTAACGGGGTCTTCGTGCTCCGCTACCCCGTGAACCTCACGGAGCCTGGCGTCCACAGGTTCGAGACGAAGCGCGCCGTGGTGGGGGGCGTGCACTTCGTTCACTGA
- a CDS encoding carboxypeptidase-like regulatory domain-containing protein, which produces MGLLAVVLACAEAPRPVLKRWPQEEVPVSVRVVDAANQPVPGVSLVARRADRGSSVARGGTTDATGTARLQVMPGWYVLQAEAPGFVSVTRTDARVPFGEEVRWDVTLERAAPVAGRVVDLEGRPVAGARLELRFANEDVAVPPTESDAEGRFHFDGVPAGAVTLRAEKDAWSPTRLKLAAPAPELTVVMGGLGKMRVRVLDPQQHRLPEPSVWISLEEEGERPMTKSPIQVPEGILFLNLPAGRYHVSGRYEPSVGCEWERVIEVQVLPGQQTEATVSFEGIEGFGPWRGRAVDDKGRALGGGRVMAWMGDHGEDALGLRGRCEARVEPDGSFSLSRVVAPPVQVVWDSDKPSPTRMLKGALGAGTGEALVFPPEGGTLKGRVVRPDGQPVGYFEVDGYFPGNQRGEYVQGVWMNHTYQWVIDVLGFAPALVRAQGQVGEELQVPDVVLDEGRTVQGRVFARNGRTGVPHQEVQLVETFDLDGHRSNRPRAARTDAEGRFQFEHVAGRLQYLRVDAKDQGTVLQALEPDASAVRLRLVPNAELHGSVTDGARVPLAGVGLHVRCEGGFKMNTGTDQAGLYSMNIPGDRECFVHPVVSPLNVRDGHLPPPVSFSPTRVRLAPGSRHALDPTPRQGAASLKVSVEASLEFVTAFVLPGDVPWPRSPESLDALIRAGFNPEDDDDGFTPSFMWGAVFHFGHLPLGHYTVFIRDAIDGADAVLRMPVELTGTDVHIIRSERPGLGGGRPYTR; this is translated from the coding sequence GTGGGGCTCTTGGCCGTGGTGCTCGCGTGCGCGGAAGCGCCGCGTCCGGTGCTGAAGCGTTGGCCTCAGGAAGAGGTGCCGGTGAGCGTCCGCGTCGTGGATGCGGCGAACCAACCGGTTCCAGGAGTGTCCCTGGTCGCGCGCCGCGCGGATCGAGGGTCCTCCGTCGCCAGGGGAGGCACCACGGATGCGACCGGCACGGCGCGGCTTCAGGTGATGCCGGGCTGGTATGTCCTCCAGGCGGAGGCGCCCGGCTTCGTGAGCGTGACCCGCACGGATGCGCGGGTTCCTTTCGGTGAGGAGGTTCGTTGGGACGTGACGCTGGAGCGCGCCGCGCCCGTCGCCGGTCGCGTGGTGGACCTGGAAGGACGGCCCGTCGCGGGGGCTCGGCTTGAACTCCGCTTCGCGAACGAAGACGTGGCCGTCCCGCCGACCGAGAGCGATGCGGAAGGGCGCTTCCACTTCGACGGCGTTCCCGCCGGAGCGGTGACGCTTCGCGCGGAGAAGGACGCTTGGAGTCCGACGCGGCTGAAGCTCGCGGCGCCCGCACCGGAGTTGACGGTGGTGATGGGGGGACTCGGCAAGATGCGGGTCCGGGTGCTGGATCCCCAACAGCATCGACTGCCCGAGCCTTCCGTGTGGATCTCACTCGAGGAGGAAGGCGAGCGTCCGATGACGAAGAGCCCGATTCAGGTGCCCGAGGGCATCTTGTTCCTGAACCTTCCCGCCGGTCGCTACCACGTCTCGGGTCGATACGAGCCCTCGGTGGGATGCGAGTGGGAACGTGTCATCGAAGTCCAGGTGCTTCCGGGGCAGCAGACGGAAGCGACGGTGAGCTTCGAAGGGATCGAGGGGTTCGGGCCCTGGCGCGGGCGTGCTGTCGACGACAAGGGAAGGGCGCTTGGCGGTGGACGGGTGATGGCCTGGATGGGGGATCACGGAGAGGATGCACTCGGTCTGCGCGGAAGGTGCGAAGCCCGCGTGGAGCCGGATGGCTCCTTCTCTCTTTCACGTGTCGTCGCGCCTCCGGTCCAGGTGGTCTGGGACTCCGACAAACCGTCACCAACGCGGATGTTGAAGGGCGCGCTCGGGGCGGGGACGGGCGAAGCGCTGGTGTTTCCTCCGGAGGGCGGGACTCTGAAGGGCCGTGTGGTGCGCCCGGATGGGCAGCCCGTGGGCTACTTCGAAGTCGACGGATACTTTCCGGGGAATCAACGGGGCGAGTACGTGCAGGGCGTGTGGATGAACCACACCTATCAGTGGGTCATCGATGTGTTGGGATTCGCTCCCGCCCTTGTGCGTGCACAGGGGCAGGTGGGGGAAGAGCTCCAGGTTCCGGACGTCGTGCTCGACGAGGGCCGCACCGTGCAGGGCCGCGTCTTCGCGAGAAACGGTCGCACGGGCGTGCCCCATCAAGAGGTCCAGCTCGTGGAGACGTTCGACCTGGACGGGCATCGGTCGAATCGCCCGCGGGCGGCGAGGACCGACGCCGAGGGGCGCTTCCAATTCGAGCATGTGGCGGGCCGGCTCCAGTACCTGCGCGTGGATGCGAAGGACCAGGGGACCGTGCTCCAGGCGCTCGAACCCGATGCGTCGGCGGTGCGGTTGCGGCTCGTTCCCAACGCGGAGCTGCATGGCTCCGTGACGGATGGCGCACGGGTTCCGCTGGCGGGAGTGGGCCTGCATGTCCGCTGCGAAGGTGGCTTCAAGATGAACACGGGAACGGACCAGGCGGGCCTCTACTCCATGAACATCCCGGGAGACCGCGAGTGCTTCGTGCATCCCGTCGTGAGCCCTCTGAATGTCCGGGATGGGCACCTGCCGCCTCCGGTGTCCTTCTCTCCGACGCGGGTTCGTCTGGCGCCCGGCTCGCGCCATGCGCTGGACCCCACGCCTCGCCAAGGCGCTGCCTCGCTGAAGGTGAGCGTCGAGGCATCCCTCGAGTTCGTCACTGCGTTCGTGCTGCCAGGAGACGTTCCGTGGCCCCGCTCGCCCGAATCATTGGATGCGCTCATCCGGGCCGGCTTCAACCCGGAAGATGATGACGACGGCTTCACTCCCTCGTTCATGTGGGGGGCGGTCTTCCACTTCGGCCATCTTCCCCTGGGGCACTACACGGTCTTCATCCGGGATGCGATTGATGGAGCGGATGCGGTCCTTCGCATGCCCGTGGAGCTGACTGGAACCGACGTGCACATCATCCGGTCCGAGCGCCCCGGTCTCGGAGGCGGAAGGCCGTACACGCGCTGA